AGAAATGATTTATTTTATTATGACGCTTGAGCACCTTTGAACAAGCATGAAGACTTGTTTAAGATTTGGTTGAGGAGGGAAACAATGAAATTTTATACGATTAAGTTACCGAAGTTTTTAGGAGGAATAGTTCGAGCAATGCTCGGTTCGTTTAAAAAAGATTAAGAAAAAAAGCACCGTGATTATCGGTGCTTTTTTTCTTAATCCAGTGTTTTCTCTATAAAAGAAAAAACAAAGCTGCAGAATGCGGCTTTATTTTAACTGGATTGTTTTTATAGAATGTTAAAGTTAAACATCCATATAGAGAGAGCTTAATATAAATTAAACTCGCTCAACTTTACCTGATCTTAAAGCGCGAGCAGATACATATACTCTTTTTGGTTTACCGTTAACTAAGATGCGAACTTTTTGAAGGTTTGCGCCCCAAGTACGTTTGTTAGCGTTCATCGCGTGTGAACGTGCATTACCTGAGCGAGTTTTTCTACCAGTAACAACGCATTTACGTGCCATGTTATTCCCTCCTTACTACAAAAAAACCTTACATATTTTACGTTAATCATGTACATTGCCATGAGATACTTTAATAATTTATCACAACTCAAATGAGATTGCAATACTTCAACGTTAGTCTTTCAAGAATTTTTCCTTGACATAGTTATTTAAGTATTGTTGTATAATAATAAAGGTTGTATTAAGTAACTAGGATTTTATAATCACTTTTAAAATGGGTATGCTTATAGTAAAATAATAAAAGCCAGTGCGAACAATTCCAAAGGGGGAACAAACATGTCCATTGAATTAAAAACAAAGTACGGACAAATCGATATTTCCAACGAGGTCATTGCAACTGTTGCAGGTGGAGCAGCGATCGACTGCTATGGTATTGTAGGAATGGCTTCAAGGAATCAAATAAAAGACGGTCTTACGGATATCCTAAGAAAAGAGAACT
This genomic stretch from Metabacillus sp. B2-18 harbors:
- the rpmB gene encoding 50S ribosomal protein L28, which encodes MARKCVVTGRKTRSGNARSHAMNANKRTWGANLQKVRILVNGKPKRVYVSARALRSGKVERV
- the spoVM gene encoding stage V sporulation protein SpoVM encodes the protein MKFYTIKLPKFLGGIVRAMLGSFKKD